In Solanum pennellii chromosome 7, SPENNV200, the following are encoded in one genomic region:
- the LOC107025640 gene encoding 3-hydroxyisobutyryl-CoA hydrolase-like protein 5 yields MAIISIPSSTTMFPMPQQVSRQNREVVVAEEIGRARMLTINRPNHLNYLSGETALTLGHNFEKYENDANADFVIIKGAGRTFSAGGDLHMFYEGRNTRDSCLEGTYRMYWLCYHIHTYKKPHIALVHGMSVGGGASLMAPMKFSVVTEKAFSSTPEINIGFHPDCGFSYMLPRLPGRLGEYLGLTGEKLRGKEVVAAGLATHFVPSQKLFQLEKRLLSIKSGDEDTIRSVINEFSSNIHIDERSVLNKLSIINECFSKDSVEEIIESFEAEGSRKGNDWILAVLKSLKKASPTALKITLRSIREGRTQTISECLRREFRISMNIQRAITSGDFYEGIRAQIIDKDKSPKWNPSTLDKVHDDQLDLIFKPFEDHDLELQIPINEEEYRWRGKYENSSYSRLRGSVLV; encoded by the exons ATGGCAATAATATCTATTCCCAGTAGCACCACAATGTTTCCAATGCCTCAACAAGTATCGAGACAAAATAGAGAG GTTGTTGTCGCTGAGGAAATCGGCCGTGCCAGAATGCTCACCATAAATCGGCCTaaccatttaaattatttatcagGCGAAAcg gCATTAACGCTCGGACACAACTTTGAGAAATATGAGAATGATGCTAATGCTGATTTTGTAATCATCAAG GGCGCTGGCCGTACTTTTTCTGCTGGTGGGGACTTGCATATGTTCTATGAGGGACGAAATACAA GGGATTCTTGCCTTGAAGGTACTTATAGAATGTATTGGctttgctaccacattcatactTACAAGAAACCACATATTGCTCTTGTCCATGGAATGTCTGTGGGTGGGGGTGCATCCTTGATGGCTCCAATGAAATTCTCTGTCGTTACTGAGAAAGCG TTTAGTTCCACTCCTGAAATAAATATAGGGTTCCATCCAGACTGTGGCTTCTCATATATGCTTCCGCGTCTTCCAGGTCGACTAG gGGAATACTTGGGCTTAACAGGAGAAAAACTAAGGGGTAAAGAAGTGGTTGCTGCTGGACTAGCCACTCATTTTGTTCCTTCACAG AAATTATTTCAGCTAGAGAAGCGTTTGCTTAGCATAAAAAGTGGTGATGAGGATACAATTAGATCAGTCATCAATGAATTTTCCTCAAATATTCACATTGATGAAAGAAGTGTTTTGAACAA GTTGTCCATAATCAATGAATGTTTCTCCAAGGATTCTGTGGAGGAAATTATTGAGTCATTT GAAGCTGAGGGAAGCAGAAAAGGAAATGATTGGATTCTGGCAGTGCTTAAAAGCCTAAAGAAAGCATCTCCAACAGCACTAAAAATAACATTGAGATCG atacGAGAAGGAAGGACACAAACAATATCTGAATGTTTGAGGAGAGAATTCAGGATTTCAATGAACATACAACGAGCCATAACATCTGGTGATTTTTATGAG gGCATAAGGGCTCAGATAATTGACAAGGATAAGTCTCCAAAG TGGAACCCTTCAACTCTTGACAAAGTGCATGATGATCAACTTGACTTAATCTTCAAGCCATTTGAAGATCATGACTTGGAACTTCAAATTCCTATTAATGAAGAAGAATACAG GTGGagaggaaaatatgaaaattcgAGCTATTCTCGTCTCCGTGGAAGTGTCCTTGTGTAA